The proteins below are encoded in one region of Bosea sp. BIWAKO-01:
- a CDS encoding Crp/Fnr family transcriptional regulator — MKTIPDHASITRLGVPCLACPLRLKAAFKDKSDEEVRFIQGMKIDHRSVSAGSEVIHPGQEDAELFTLFSGWAFRYKLLSDGRRQILNFLLPGDLVGLQASLLSAAQHGIEALTDVELCTFPRKRIWDLFVHMPSLSYEIAWLGSREESLIDENLTSVGQRNASERIAALVISLYRRAEALDLVSDSSFQFPLSQQHLADALGLSLVHTSKTWSRLRRAGLFSLAGGRLTLLNPRLTARMALLFERERHPRPLI, encoded by the coding sequence ATGAAGACCATACCCGACCATGCCAGCATAACCCGGCTCGGAGTGCCATGCCTGGCCTGCCCGTTGCGGCTGAAGGCGGCATTCAAGGACAAGAGCGATGAGGAAGTCCGCTTCATCCAGGGTATGAAGATCGATCATCGTTCCGTTTCTGCCGGATCGGAGGTCATTCACCCCGGCCAGGAAGATGCCGAGCTCTTCACGTTGTTCTCCGGCTGGGCCTTTCGCTACAAATTGCTCTCCGACGGGCGGCGTCAGATTCTGAACTTCCTGCTGCCGGGCGATCTGGTCGGGCTGCAGGCTTCCCTCCTGAGCGCGGCCCAACATGGCATCGAGGCGCTGACCGATGTCGAGCTCTGCACCTTTCCGCGCAAGCGGATCTGGGATCTTTTCGTGCACATGCCGTCGCTGTCATACGAGATCGCCTGGCTCGGCTCCCGGGAGGAGAGCCTGATCGACGAGAATCTGACATCAGTCGGCCAGCGCAACGCGAGCGAGCGCATCGCTGCGCTGGTGATCTCGCTCTATCGCCGGGCCGAGGCGCTCGATCTCGTCAGCGACAGCAGTTTCCAGTTCCCCTTGTCGCAACAGCACCTCGCAGACGCGCTTGGCCTGTCACTTGTCCACACCAGCAAAACCTGGTCCCGCCTGCGCCGTGCCGGCCTTTTCTCGCTTGCCGGAGGACGGCTCACCTTGCTCAACCCGCGGCTGACCGCGCGCATGGCCCTGCTTTTCGAACGCGAGCGCCATCCGAGGCCGTTGATCTGA
- a CDS encoding GGDEF domain-containing protein, whose translation MSGQASSYSLPRWRLTRWLTDAGPDVPADIRLALIGSLYGTLPIFAGGVINTIAVSFLIAMRIPTLPFVLWCAFEVLCCVTRLFVLLLAQKRARQGKETPTDLYILLGLGWAGGVGYGTFISLSSGDWVVATLACLSAAAMVGGICFRNYGAPRLAGVMIFLTLGACCFAAPFLGEPIMLIVFMQIPFYLFSMSRATRTLNKMLVTTMRAERENEFHARHDMLTGLSNRSGLTKALDAHFAREAGQKRLALIYLDLDGFKAVNDSYGHMAGDRLLQLVAERLRGMIRNGDLAARMGGDEFIVLSEQTEAAQLLGFGERLIREISRPYELDNKHEVTVGASVGIALAPEHGTDMMTLLAAADSALYQAKSRGKSRCMIASASQSELNRPFPGAPLLVSSARQLH comes from the coding sequence ATGAGTGGGCAGGCATCTAGCTATAGTTTGCCGCGCTGGCGCCTGACGCGCTGGCTGACCGATGCTGGCCCCGATGTGCCCGCCGACATCAGGCTCGCCTTGATTGGAAGCCTCTACGGCACCTTGCCGATCTTCGCCGGCGGCGTGATCAACACCATCGCCGTGTCGTTTCTGATCGCGATGCGGATCCCGACGCTGCCATTCGTGCTCTGGTGCGCCTTCGAGGTCCTCTGCTGCGTGACGCGGCTCTTCGTGCTTCTCCTCGCCCAGAAGCGGGCGAGGCAGGGCAAGGAAACACCAACCGATCTCTACATCCTGCTCGGCCTCGGCTGGGCCGGCGGTGTCGGCTACGGCACCTTCATCAGCCTGAGCAGCGGCGACTGGGTGGTGGCCACGCTCGCCTGCCTATCGGCCGCCGCGATGGTCGGCGGCATCTGCTTCCGCAATTACGGGGCGCCACGACTCGCCGGAGTGATGATTTTCCTCACGCTCGGGGCCTGCTGCTTTGCCGCGCCCTTCCTCGGCGAGCCGATCATGCTGATCGTTTTCATGCAGATCCCTTTCTATCTCTTCAGCATGAGCCGGGCGACCCGCACGCTCAACAAGATGCTGGTCACCACGATGCGCGCCGAGCGCGAGAACGAATTCCATGCGCGCCATGACATGTTGACCGGGCTCTCGAACCGCTCGGGCCTGACGAAGGCACTCGACGCGCATTTCGCCCGCGAGGCCGGACAGAAGCGGCTTGCACTGATCTATCTCGATCTCGACGGCTTCAAGGCCGTCAACGACAGCTACGGCCATATGGCCGGAGACCGGCTGTTGCAGCTCGTCGCCGAGCGGTTGCGCGGCATGATCCGCAATGGTGATCTCGCTGCCCGGATGGGCGGAGACGAGTTCATCGTCTTGTCCGAGCAAACCGAAGCCGCGCAACTTCTCGGCTTCGGCGAAAGGCTGATCCGCGAGATCTCGCGACCCTACGAACTCGACAACAAGCACGAGGTCACCGTGGGGGCCTCGGTCGGGATTGCGCTTGCTCCGGAACACGGCACCGACATGATGACCCTGCTCGCCGCGGCAGACAGCGCACTCTATCAGGCCAAGTCCCGCGGCAAGTCGCGCTGCATGATCGCGTCCGCGTCGCAGAGCGAACTCAACCGGCCCTTCCCCGGCGCGCCGCTGCTGGTCAGCTCGGCCCGCCAGTTGCACTGA
- a CDS encoding ABC transporter ATP-binding protein, which produces MPAIILENANKSYGAGSPNAVSNLDLEIANGEFMCLLGPSGCGKTTTLRMIAGLENLSGGEIRIGERVVDSISKGLFVGPEKRELGLVFQSYALWPHLTIERNTDFGLRLRKMPKAEREALVTRVMKALDIEKYRGRYPSQLSGGQQQRVALARMLVVNPGVLLLDEPLSNLDARLRLEMRAELKRIHAEFGTTIVFVTHDQWEAMTLATTIAVMNEGTLQQMGTPNDIYDRPANRFVAEFVGSPPINIFEIGAASHDVVGRHAVTFLTARLGPDADIGSLGLRPETIQIAGSAEAVPLGNFADEAVVTGILPTGGSWIVELTSGGKKTFATANEAPRHKVGDTVWFHVRPAALHVFSRDGQRLQRADDVLAQAAVQ; this is translated from the coding sequence ATGCCCGCGATCATCCTGGAGAACGCCAATAAGAGCTACGGCGCCGGTTCGCCCAACGCAGTGTCGAATCTCGACCTCGAGATCGCCAATGGCGAGTTCATGTGCCTGCTCGGCCCATCCGGCTGCGGCAAGACGACGACCTTGCGGATGATCGCGGGGTTGGAGAACCTCTCCGGCGGCGAGATCCGCATCGGCGAGCGCGTCGTCGACAGCATTTCCAAGGGCCTGTTCGTCGGGCCGGAAAAGCGCGAACTCGGCCTCGTATTCCAGAGCTACGCGCTCTGGCCGCATTTGACCATCGAGCGCAATACCGATTTTGGCCTGCGCCTGCGCAAGATGCCGAAGGCCGAGCGCGAGGCTCTCGTCACCCGCGTCATGAAGGCGCTCGACATCGAAAAATACCGGGGCCGGTATCCGTCGCAGCTCTCCGGCGGCCAGCAGCAGCGCGTGGCGCTTGCCCGCATGCTTGTGGTCAATCCGGGCGTCTTGCTGCTCGACGAGCCGCTGTCGAATCTCGACGCCCGGCTGAGGCTGGAAATGCGCGCCGAATTGAAGCGCATCCATGCCGAGTTCGGCACCACCATCGTCTTCGTCACACACGATCAATGGGAGGCTATGACGCTCGCGACCACAATTGCGGTGATGAATGAGGGCACTCTGCAACAGATGGGGACGCCGAACGACATCTATGACCGGCCAGCCAATCGTTTCGTCGCCGAGTTCGTGGGCAGCCCGCCGATCAACATTTTCGAGATCGGCGCTGCCTCGCACGACGTCGTCGGGCGGCACGCGGTGACCTTTCTCACGGCCCGGCTGGGCCCCGATGCCGATATCGGCTCGCTCGGGCTCCGGCCCGAAACCATTCAGATCGCCGGCTCGGCCGAGGCGGTGCCTCTCGGAAACTTCGCCGACGAGGCGGTCGTCACCGGCATCCTTCCGACCGGTGGCAGTTGGATCGTCGAGTTGACTTCGGGCGGCAAGAAGACATTCGCGACAGCCAACGAGGCGCCGCGCCACAAGGTCGGCGACACCGTTTGGTTTCACGTCCGACCGGCAGCGCTGCATGTGTTTTCGCGCGACGGCCAGCGTCTCCAACGCGCCGACGACGTCCTCGCGCAAGCGGCTGTCCAATGA
- a CDS encoding substrate-binding domain-containing protein translates to MNAPNDRKREGSMLVMTRAALRTGLAVAASIAAMAAMAEDLKLLAERAKSEPPMTVYAVTGKIVDTANAFNKIYGLGVSGKKVSEAGQVELLIREHRAGAALASISLAADTASVAAELLPKKVVTSYVPDDAANLLPKNARDPLVFVTDPHVWSYNGAASQSCPVKNVWELTEPAWSRLVTLMDPLERPAYADWFNQLETHHDAAMAAAYATHFGKPFDKRQGSATAAWVKALAANGPLIADSTAVAAAVGAPGQKQPFFGMVPVAKFRDNIDKKFSLTICRDMQPFAGMLYPSMAVVAAGTKSPNTAKLFINYLLTEPGLAPQLIDGKVPTHPKIALPADEPSGIGRSLDRMMAWDLASSASDLERRQDWQDLWRVNLRR, encoded by the coding sequence ATGAACGCCCCCAACGACAGAAAACGGGAGGGATCCATGCTTGTCATGACGAGGGCTGCGCTCCGCACCGGCCTGGCGGTCGCCGCGTCGATCGCTGCAATGGCCGCCATGGCCGAGGATCTGAAGCTGCTCGCGGAACGAGCGAAGTCCGAGCCGCCGATGACGGTCTACGCCGTTACCGGCAAGATCGTTGATACGGCCAACGCCTTCAACAAGATCTATGGACTGGGTGTCTCCGGCAAGAAGGTCAGCGAGGCCGGCCAGGTGGAACTGCTCATTCGGGAGCACCGCGCCGGTGCCGCGCTCGCCTCCATCTCGCTCGCGGCCGACACGGCGTCGGTCGCGGCCGAGTTGCTGCCCAAGAAGGTCGTCACCTCCTACGTGCCCGACGACGCGGCGAACCTGTTGCCGAAAAATGCGAGGGATCCGCTGGTCTTCGTCACCGATCCGCATGTCTGGAGCTATAACGGCGCCGCATCGCAATCCTGTCCGGTCAAGAACGTGTGGGAGCTGACCGAACCGGCATGGTCGCGTCTGGTGACCCTGATGGACCCCCTGGAGAGGCCGGCCTATGCCGACTGGTTCAACCAGTTGGAGACGCACCACGACGCCGCGATGGCAGCCGCATATGCGACGCATTTCGGCAAGCCGTTCGACAAGCGGCAGGGCTCGGCGACCGCAGCCTGGGTGAAGGCGCTGGCCGCCAACGGGCCGCTCATCGCCGATTCGACCGCTGTCGCCGCCGCCGTCGGCGCGCCCGGACAAAAGCAGCCGTTCTTCGGCATGGTGCCGGTCGCCAAGTTCCGCGACAATATCGACAAGAAGTTCAGCCTGACGATCTGCCGCGACATGCAACCCTTCGCCGGCATGCTCTATCCCAGTATGGCTGTCGTTGCGGCCGGCACGAAGAGCCCCAACACGGCGAAGCTGTTCATCAACTACCTGCTGACCGAACCGGGACTGGCGCCGCAACTCATCGACGGGAAGGTGCCGACGCACCCCAAGATCGCCTTGCCCGCTGATGAGCCCTCGGGCATCGGCCGTTCCCTCGACCGGATGATGGCGTGGGATCTGGCGTCGTCCGCGAGCGACCTGGAGCGCCGCCAGGATTGGCAGGACCTGTGGCGCGTCAATCTCAGGCGCTGA
- a CDS encoding LysR substrate-binding domain-containing protein, producing the protein MPPLATLRAFDAAARHLNLRLAAEELNVTHGAVAQQVRALEASLGVALFEREPRGLALTAAGRAFHPQIRRAFALIAGAMAAIEPTQERERRGVTVTVTPSFAARWLIPRLGKFSVIAPDVEVRVLASESTEHLGGHGLPDLAVRLSAPPFERSLDARRLLADDLFPVCSPSIAKTLSSLDDLAGATLLHDAHDAWPLWLELANASTPPTVGRRFNQTALALAAALDGQGVALAPSALVAEDLAGQRLAAPFGTALRAASERAFYLLTPRLSRMRAEVSSFRSWLIDECDAGLDGE; encoded by the coding sequence ATGCCCCCTCTCGCGACCTTGCGCGCATTCGATGCGGCCGCGCGCCACCTCAATCTTCGCCTTGCGGCGGAGGAGTTGAATGTGACGCATGGCGCTGTCGCCCAACAGGTTCGCGCTCTGGAGGCCAGCCTCGGGGTCGCCCTGTTCGAGCGGGAGCCGCGCGGCCTCGCGCTCACCGCGGCCGGGCGGGCCTTTCACCCGCAGATCAGGCGGGCCTTCGCGCTCATCGCGGGCGCCATGGCCGCAATCGAACCCACGCAGGAGCGCGAGCGACGCGGCGTGACGGTCACTGTCACCCCCTCCTTCGCGGCAAGATGGCTCATTCCCCGGCTCGGGAAATTCTCCGTGATTGCGCCGGATGTCGAGGTGCGCGTCCTGGCGTCGGAATCGACCGAGCACCTCGGAGGACATGGCCTGCCGGATCTCGCAGTGCGCCTGTCGGCTCCGCCCTTCGAGCGCTCGCTCGATGCCCGGCGCCTGCTTGCAGACGATCTCTTTCCGGTCTGCAGCCCGTCCATCGCCAAGACACTCTCGAGCCTGGACGACCTCGCAGGAGCGACGCTCCTTCACGACGCCCACGACGCCTGGCCGCTCTGGCTGGAACTGGCGAACGCATCGACCCCACCAACGGTCGGACGCCGCTTCAACCAGACCGCGCTGGCCTTGGCTGCCGCGCTTGATGGCCAGGGCGTGGCGCTTGCGCCATCTGCTCTCGTTGCGGAGGATCTCGCCGGGCAACGCCTGGCGGCACCATTCGGCACAGCTCTGCGGGCCGCGTCGGAGCGGGCCTTCTATCTTCTCACGCCGAGGCTCTCCCGAATGCGTGCGGAGGTCTCGAGCTTTCGCTCCTGGTTGATCGACGAATGCGACGCCGGCCTGGATGGGGAGTGA
- a CDS encoding class I SAM-dependent methyltransferase — translation MTRSSTTRDSRGALAGRLGKSSVAARIEGEMRVTAAELADSVAEAKLKVAAVRYKVEGEVRNTAGKLKTRVNEAKAKFGDDARFLKSWIDDPLRTGSVTPSSPFLARRMASFVDPTVPGPVIEIGPGTGPVTEALIERGIDESRLILVEYSPEFCKLLRERFPRATVVEGDAYALSTTLAGHLSEKAVAVVSSLPLFTRPPATRTALVKDAFTLLIKDAPFIQFTYSVISPVPRKGSGLKAMVSDWVLRNIPPARVWVYRRAA, via the coding sequence ATGACGCGTTCTTCCACCACCCGGGATTCTCGCGGCGCGCTTGCCGGACGGCTCGGCAAATCGAGCGTTGCCGCTCGCATCGAGGGTGAAATGCGCGTCACTGCTGCGGAGCTGGCAGATAGCGTGGCCGAGGCCAAGCTGAAGGTCGCTGCCGTGCGCTACAAGGTCGAGGGCGAGGTCCGCAACACGGCCGGGAAGCTGAAGACGCGGGTCAATGAAGCCAAGGCGAAATTCGGCGACGATGCCCGCTTCTTGAAATCCTGGATCGACGATCCGCTGCGCACCGGTTCGGTGACCCCGTCAAGCCCGTTCCTGGCGCGCCGCATGGCCTCCTTCGTCGATCCGACCGTACCTGGTCCGGTGATCGAGATCGGCCCCGGGACCGGCCCTGTGACAGAGGCGCTGATCGAACGCGGCATCGACGAGTCCAGACTGATCCTGGTCGAGTACAGCCCCGAATTCTGCAAGCTGCTGCGCGAACGGTTTCCGCGCGCCACCGTGGTGGAAGGCGACGCCTACGCGCTATCGACGACGCTTGCCGGGCATCTGAGCGAGAAGGCCGTAGCGGTCGTCTCCAGCTTGCCGCTGTTCACGCGCCCGCCGGCGACACGCACCGCCCTCGTCAAGGACGCTTTCACGCTGCTCATCAAGGATGCGCCCTTTATCCAGTTCACTTACTCCGTGATCTCGCCGGTGCCGCGGAAGGGTTCGGGCCTCAAGGCCATGGTGTCCGACTGGGTCTTGAGGAATATCCCGCCGGCCCGCGTCTGGGTCTATCGTCGCGCGGCATAG
- a CDS encoding glutaminase, with protein sequence MADIGRIVHEVAEEMAAHPERGEVASYIPPLAHVDPGQFGLCIVTSDGATHAAGDAEEPFSIQSVSKVFALTQALGKVGDTLWRRVGREPSGTPFNSIVQLEREQGIPRNPFINAGALVVSDVNLAGHEPRVAIGELLRFIRYLAEDETIVIDETVARAEQETGFRNIALANYMKAFGNLTHAAPLTLGVYFHQCAIAMSCRQLAMAGRYLMLGGLHSPGGARVISAQRARRINALMLTCGHYDASGDFAFRVGLPGKSGVGGGILAIAPGKAAIAVWSPGLNESGNSRLGTLALERIAEATGWSVFSPSGGGRP encoded by the coding sequence GTGGCAGATATCGGACGAATCGTCCACGAGGTGGCCGAGGAGATGGCCGCCCATCCCGAGCGGGGCGAGGTCGCGAGCTATATTCCGCCGCTCGCCCATGTCGATCCCGGGCAGTTCGGCCTCTGCATCGTCACCTCCGATGGCGCAACGCACGCTGCCGGTGATGCCGAAGAGCCCTTCTCGATCCAGAGCGTCTCCAAGGTCTTCGCGTTGACCCAGGCGCTCGGCAAGGTCGGCGACACGCTCTGGCGCCGCGTCGGACGCGAGCCTTCCGGAACTCCCTTCAATTCGATCGTCCAGCTCGAGCGCGAACAAGGCATTCCGCGCAATCCCTTCATCAATGCCGGCGCGCTCGTCGTCAGCGACGTCAATCTCGCCGGACATGAACCGCGCGTCGCGATCGGCGAACTGTTGCGCTTCATCCGCTATCTCGCCGAGGACGAGACGATCGTCATCGACGAGACCGTGGCCCGCGCCGAACAGGAGACCGGTTTCCGCAACATTGCGCTGGCCAATTACATGAAGGCCTTCGGCAATCTGACGCATGCGGCGCCGCTGACGCTTGGCGTCTATTTCCACCAATGCGCCATCGCCATGAGCTGCCGGCAGCTCGCCATGGCCGGACGCTACCTGATGCTCGGCGGCCTGCATTCGCCCGGCGGAGCGCGGGTGATCTCGGCGCAAAGAGCGCGCCGCATCAATGCCCTGATGCTGACCTGCGGTCATTACGATGCTTCCGGCGACTTCGCCTTCCGCGTCGGCCTGCCCGGAAAATCCGGGGTCGGCGGCGGCATCCTGGCGATCGCGCCGGGCAAGGCCGCAATCGCCGTCTGGTCGCCCGGACTGAACGAAAGCGGCAATTCCCGCCTCGGCACCCTCGCGCTGGAGCGCATTGCCGAAGCGACGGGCTGGTCGGTGTTCAGCCCATCGGGAGGCGGCCGCCCCTGA
- a CDS encoding NADPH-dependent FMN reductase has product MPAPRILVFAGSWREGSLNTKLATLAARKLHAAGAHVRQISLGDYPLPLVDATGFGNAPQAAHELRALIDAHDGLYIASPEYNAGYAPALKNALDWASTAKPGAPASGLAGKVVALGGASTGSLGAYRGLTQLRTSLELGFGALMVPEMVAVSFADKMFDADGNLTDARSSGFLDAQVARLLKLSGKGL; this is encoded by the coding sequence ATGCCAGCACCTAGGATTCTCGTTTTCGCCGGTTCCTGGCGCGAGGGCTCCCTCAACACCAAGCTCGCGACGCTGGCGGCAAGGAAGCTGCACGCCGCCGGGGCACATGTGAGGCAGATCTCGCTTGGCGACTATCCGCTTCCTCTGGTCGATGCCACCGGCTTCGGCAACGCGCCGCAAGCAGCCCATGAGCTGCGCGCGCTGATCGACGCGCATGACGGCCTCTACATCGCGAGCCCCGAATACAATGCTGGCTACGCCCCGGCCTTGAAGAACGCGCTCGACTGGGCATCGACCGCCAAGCCTGGCGCCCCTGCCAGCGGCCTTGCGGGCAAGGTCGTAGCGCTCGGCGGAGCTTCCACCGGCTCGCTCGGCGCCTATCGTGGGCTGACCCAGTTGCGAACCTCACTCGAACTCGGCTTCGGCGCGCTGATGGTGCCCGAAATGGTCGCCGTCAGTTTCGCCGACAAGATGTTTGATGCCGATGGCAACCTCACCGATGCGCGCAGCAGCGGTTTCTTGGATGCCCAGGTGGCTCGGCTGCTCAAACTTTCCGGCAAGGGCCTGTAG
- a CDS encoding iron ABC transporter permease, with translation MTTGNAVAPRRESGREGARANAIPSPAWTCRLRYRLRVALREPTTIIGLFAALLFAYLIVVPVVSILRDAVTVQFGDERRTAAEVGSFTTYYLTRAFTSPVAANLFWQPLRNTLMVAAGAIGIAVVVGTAIAWLICRTDMFARQWFATALIVPYMLPAWTFALAWTTLFKNRTVGGQAGWMESLGFTPPDWLAYGQVPITLILALHYTPFVILLFGSALRRFDSQLEDSARVLGAGRGAIALKIILPLMRPALMSAVVLIFAKCLGEFGVAYVLGLPVKYDVLATSLYRSIGSRQTGVAGVIAGAIMLIGIITILIDAYLVREAQRFVTVGGKGAMNRPARLGIWRWPATGFAAGVYAASVGVPLLTLFLSTVMRVPADFSWSNFTLDYWIGWNLPTVAMRTGILLSPDLWQAAFNTLWIVGLASTCSGLLGIITGYVVVRTPVRPLATVLRQVTFMPYLVPGIAFAAAYLSLFAVPRGPIPALYGTSLILILALIADQMPYASRAGISAMMQLGRDPEEAAQVVGAGWLARMRLVVVPIQKGSLMTGILLPFISGIKGLSLFVMLAVPSTDVLTTFSMRLVDYHYTQAANAVVLIIAAIAYFGTLAAQKLTKTNLAEGLGS, from the coding sequence ATGACCACCGGTAACGCCGTCGCGCCACGCCGCGAGAGTGGCCGGGAAGGGGCCCGGGCGAATGCCATCCCGTCGCCGGCCTGGACATGTCGGCTGCGCTACCGGCTCCGCGTTGCGCTGCGCGAGCCGACGACCATCATCGGCCTCTTCGCCGCACTTCTGTTTGCCTATCTCATCGTCGTGCCGGTGGTCTCCATTCTGCGCGATGCGGTGACCGTACAGTTCGGCGACGAGCGCCGCACCGCCGCCGAGGTCGGCAGCTTCACAACCTATTATCTCACCCGCGCCTTCACATCGCCGGTGGCGGCGAACCTGTTCTGGCAACCGCTGCGCAACACCTTGATGGTGGCCGCCGGCGCCATTGGCATCGCCGTCGTCGTCGGCACGGCGATCGCTTGGCTGATCTGCCGCACGGACATGTTCGCGCGGCAGTGGTTCGCGACGGCCCTGATCGTACCCTACATGCTGCCGGCCTGGACCTTTGCGCTCGCCTGGACGACGCTGTTCAAGAACCGCACGGTCGGTGGTCAGGCCGGCTGGATGGAGAGCCTCGGCTTCACCCCGCCGGACTGGCTCGCCTACGGCCAGGTGCCGATCACGCTCATCCTGGCGCTGCACTACACGCCGTTCGTTATTCTCCTCTTTGGCTCGGCGCTGCGCCGCTTCGACAGTCAACTCGAGGATTCGGCTCGCGTCCTCGGTGCCGGACGCGGGGCCATCGCGCTGAAGATCATCCTGCCCCTGATGCGCCCGGCGCTGATGTCGGCGGTGGTGCTGATCTTCGCCAAGTGCCTCGGCGAGTTCGGCGTCGCCTATGTGCTCGGACTGCCGGTAAAGTACGACGTACTCGCGACCTCGCTGTACCGCTCGATCGGCTCGCGCCAGACCGGCGTGGCCGGGGTGATCGCCGGCGCCATCATGCTGATCGGCATCATCACGATCCTGATCGACGCCTATCTGGTGCGCGAGGCGCAGCGCTTCGTCACGGTCGGCGGCAAGGGCGCCATGAACCGGCCGGCGCGACTCGGCATCTGGCGCTGGCCGGCCACCGGTTTCGCCGCGGGCGTCTACGCCGCCAGCGTCGGCGTGCCACTGCTGACCCTGTTCCTGTCGACGGTCATGCGCGTGCCGGCCGACTTCTCATGGTCGAACTTCACCCTCGACTATTGGATCGGCTGGAATCTGCCGACGGTCGCCATGCGCACCGGCATCCTGCTCAGCCCGGACCTGTGGCAGGCGGCGTTCAACACATTGTGGATCGTCGGCCTGGCCTCGACCTGCTCGGGCCTGCTCGGCATCATCACCGGGTATGTCGTGGTGCGCACGCCGGTCCGGCCGCTCGCCACCGTCCTGCGCCAGGTGACGTTCATGCCCTATCTCGTGCCGGGCATCGCCTTCGCAGCCGCCTATCTCTCGTTATTTGCAGTGCCGCGCGGGCCGATTCCGGCGCTCTATGGCACCTCGCTCATCCTGATCCTGGCACTCATCGCCGACCAGATGCCCTATGCCTCGCGCGCCGGCATTTCCGCCATGATGCAACTCGGCAGGGATCCGGAGGAGGCGGCGCAGGTCGTCGGCGCTGGCTGGCTGGCGCGCATGCGCCTTGTCGTCGTGCCGATCCAGAAGGGTTCGCTGATGACCGGCATCCTCCTGCCCTTCATCTCCGGCATCAAGGGGCTCAGCCTGTTCGTCATGCTCGCAGTGCCCAGCACGGACGTGCTGACCACGTTCTCGATGCGCCTCGTCGATTATCACTACACGCAGGCGGCCAATGCGGTCGTCCTGATCATCGCGGCCATCGCCTATTTCGGCACCCTGGCGGCGCAGAAGCTCACCAAGACGAACCTGGCGGAAGGACTAGGCAGCTGA
- a CDS encoding SDR family oxidoreductase, which translates to MTQKVAIITAGGSGMGAAAARRLTKDGFAVAILSSSGKGEALAHELGGIGVTGSNQSNDDIKRLVDATVSRWGRIDVLVNSAGHGPRAPILEIPDEDWHRGMEVYFLSVVRSVRLVTPVMQAQRSGSIINISTAWAFEPDAMFPTSAVFRAGLASFSKIFADKYAADNIRMNNVLPGWIDSLPATDERRQRVPLQRYGRSDEIAGTIAFLASDDAGYITGQNIRVDGGITRGI; encoded by the coding sequence ATGACTCAGAAAGTCGCGATCATTACGGCCGGTGGCAGCGGGATGGGGGCTGCCGCCGCGCGCCGTCTCACCAAGGACGGTTTCGCGGTCGCCATCCTGTCCTCATCCGGCAAGGGCGAAGCCCTGGCCCATGAACTCGGCGGCATCGGAGTCACCGGTTCGAACCAGTCCAACGACGATATCAAGCGCCTCGTCGATGCAACCGTCTCCCGCTGGGGGCGCATCGACGTTCTCGTCAACAGTGCGGGCCATGGCCCACGCGCGCCGATCCTGGAGATTCCGGACGAGGACTGGCATCGCGGCATGGAGGTCTATTTCTTGAGCGTCGTGCGGTCAGTCCGGCTGGTGACGCCGGTCATGCAGGCTCAACGCTCCGGATCGATCATCAACATCTCGACGGCATGGGCCTTCGAGCCCGACGCCATGTTCCCGACATCGGCCGTGTTCAGGGCCGGGCTCGCCTCCTTCTCCAAGATCTTTGCCGACAAGTACGCAGCCGACAATATCCGCATGAACAACGTGCTTCCCGGCTGGATCGACAGCCTGCCGGCCACCGATGAGCGGCGCCAGCGCGTGCCGCTGCAGCGCTATGGCAGGAGCGACGAAATCGCGGGCACGATCGCCTTCCTTGCCTCCGACGATGCCGGCTACATCACCGGGCAGAATATCCGTGTCGACGGCGGCATCACGCGCGGGATCTGA